The segment GTTATCGTATCTGTTCTGATCATGGTCGTCTCAGTCATACTGCACCCGCGGATCGAGATAGCCGTACGCGAGGTCGGCCACGAAGTTCATCATGATGACCACTGACCCCATAAGGAAGAACGTCCCCATGGCGACAGGGTAGTCATTGTAGTGAATGGACTCAACCATCTCTCGTCCCATTCCGGGCCAATTGAACACCGTTTCGATTATCAGGGAGCCGCCGATTGCTGTCCCAGAGACGATGGCCATCACGGTGACGAGTGGTAACACGGAATTTCTAGCCGCGTGGCGAAACAGGATTTGGTGTTCGGGTAGCCCTTCTGCCTTTTTGATTTCGATGAAGTCGGCCTTCAAGACGTCTAGCATCGTGTTTCGCATCAGCAGCATCGGAGTCGCCATGTAGTAGATGGCGCCAGCCATCATCGGCAGGATCATGTGATATACGAAGTCCCAAGCGAGATACCGTCCTACGAAACTGCCAGTTTCCGTTCCGATAGCACGCATCCCACCCGATGGGAACAAGCCAAGCCAGAAGGAAAAGATCGACAGGACGATAATGCCTGTCCAAAACTCCGGCGAGGAACG is part of the Halalkalicoccus sp. NIPERK01 genome and harbors:
- a CDS encoding ABC transporter permease; its protein translation is MGLQEFVVRRIAQLILTFWVFVTILFVLFRAAPGDPTSMYVTQGMSPAAREATIERLGLNQPLHTQYVDYIGQLLSGDFGTSFRYNEPVWDILVVKFWNTIILMGSALVVAYVLGITFGALLGWYRGTTFERGGIVVALMARSSPEFWTGIIVLSIFSFWLGLFPSGGMRAIGTETGSFVGRYLAWDFVYHMILPMMAGAIYYMATPMLLMRNTMLDVLKADFIEIKKAEGLPEHQILFRHAARNSVLPLVTVMAIVSGTAIGGSLIIETVFNWPGMGREMVESIHYNDYPVAMGTFFLMGSVVIMMNFVADLAYGYLDPRVQYD